A segment of the Candidatus Zixiibacteriota bacterium genome:
CGTTTGGGAGATTGTTAATACATTTGCCAGTTCATTTTTTACCAGCGTGTCTATTTTTACCTGCGAAGCTTGAATTTTTGAGAAATATCTCTTGTTCTCATCAATCATCATTCTTACAGGCATTTCCCTATCGCCGCGCGAACCTGATTCTGACCGCACCAGTTCGGTCGATGAGCCTTCAATAGTCAGCGTCTGCTTCTTAAATTTTACCCGACGGTAGCGTTCGATATCATCCGGGTCGGGTTCATGAATTTCCCCATCCGATAAATGCATTATCAATAATGAACCATCCGGGGAAAATTCAATGTTTCCCTTTTTCGCAGTGATTGTGCGCGGCGATTTAGAGTCTTTATGATCAAAAATAGTTATATCGGAAATTTCCGAGGTTTCACTGTCGACAGACTTGACTAAGATATGATAACCCCTAAAATAATCTAAAAATACATTTTCCTCAAGGTTCCAGGTTGGTTTCTTGCGCGTTATATCAGACATCAAAAGTCTCGCCCGATGGTTAGTCTCAGGAAGAACACTGTCGTTAAACCAAACTAAAAATAACGCCAGAACTAACCCCATTATAACGCCCGGAACCAGTAAATTAATAAACGATATGCCGCAGGATTTAAAAGCGATAACCTCGCTGTCGGATGACATCCTGCCATAGCCCATTATAGCGGCAATCAAAACCGCCATAGGTAAAGATAAAGCCAGCATCCAGGCCAAACTTAGAGCGAAAACCTCCAGCACGACCGGCGTGGAAAGACCCTTGGTGATGATTTTATCTAAGACATCAAGAATATAATCCATCAGCAAAACGAATGTGATTACAGCCAGGCCGAATACAAACGGCCCCAGCAGTTCCTTGAAAACATATCGCCAGAGTATTTTCATCGCTGATTATTATATCGGAACGTTTTAGGCATGACAAGGTCTTTCTTTAGCTTATTACTGACATAAGAAGGAATTGTTGCCAAATGGTTATTTCAATATAACCCAAAAAAAGGAAATATCTAATAATATTCATCATCTATAAGTTATTGGTAGGACAGAAATTTTTGTCTGTCTGTGTAAGACAAAAACGGCAGGTCGGGTTCTGACTCGCCGAAGGCGAGGAAAAATCCGACCGACAATGTTTTGAAAAATAACGGGGGAATTCCGCAATCAAAACTCTTGACAAAAGCTTGGAATTCCATTATCTCAAACATGCTGGCAACCATATTCGCTATAACATGAAATTTGGCAGTCGGCGTATTTTCTTGATGGCAATATTAGCATTAGCAAGTGATAATGAGGTTTAATCCATGAGGCGATCTTCTGGCTCCGGTTCTAAAATTCTGGTAACTTATCTTATGTTAATAGGGTTTATAATCGGCGGCTACTGGGTTATTCAGCTTTCCGGAAGTTTTCTATTTCATAGTTCTGGTACTATTAGAAACAGCAATTACATCATCTGGCATATAATAGCCGAACTTATTACCAGCATCTTATCGATAATAGCGGCTTATTTAGTATTAATCCGTCATCCGCTCGGCAAACGTTTAGCCATGTTTACTTGTGGGATGTTGTTATACACCGGCCTTAATTCAATCGGCTGGGGGTCTTTGCATGACCCCGGCTTACTGACCATATTCATGTTTTGCAGTATAGGCGCATTTTTCGGGTTGTTCTATCTTATCGGCCAAGATGAGATTTGAATCAGCGTGAGTACTTTAACCGTGCTGTCCTCATAAATCAACAAATACCGATAATCCTATCTTCCCACCCGAAGCATCCGGTCAAGCGCAAGATAGGCATCATTGGCAATATCTTTCGGCACTATAATCTGTTTAGCTTTATCGAAATTTTCCAGCGTGAAGCACAAGTCCTCAAGCGTAGTTCTATACATATTCGAACATATCGCGCTGGTATCGTTGGCTAAGCTGAATATCTTTTTATCAGGATTATTAACGGACAGCCTGTTAACTAAACTCGATTCAGTGCCGATGGCGATTGTCGAACCGGCGGGTGCTTGCTCGGCATACTTGACAATGTGCGAGGTAGAGCCGACCGAATCGGCAAGATTGACCACCGCCTCCTGGCATTCGGGATGCACGACCACTTTCGCCTCAGGGAATTTCTCCCGCACGCTGGCGATATGCTTGGTAGTGAATCTGGTATGCACATAGCAGTAGCCATACCATAGGATAACATCCGCCCGTCTAATCTCATCCGGCGTAAGTCCGCCGTTTTCGAGATTCGGATTATACATCACTATCTTGTCTTTGGGGATGCCTTTCTTATTGGCGGTATTTCTCCCCAGATGCTGGTCAGGGAAGAAGAACAGCTTTTTATTTTGCTTGAAACAATAATCAAAAGCGGCATCGGCATTAGATGAGGTGCATATCAAGCCGCTATTATTACCACAGAATGCTTTCAAGTCAGCCGATGAATTCATATAGGCAAGCGGCAATACCTTATCCGGCCCGAGAACGGACTCGATATATTCCCACGAATCATATACCTGACCGGTGGGTGCTAAGTCGGCCATAGGACAACCGGCAGTAGGATTGGCAAGATAAACGGCTTTATCATCATCCGAAAGTATATCAGCCGCCTCCGCCATAAATTTCACTCCGCAGAAAACAATCTTCTCAGCGTTTTTTTGATAGGACGCTTTCTTGGCTAAAATATATGAATCGCCGACAAAATCATTAAACTCGACGATTTCAATCCGTTGATAGTGATGGGTTAATATAACTACCCTATCGCCAAGCTCCTCTTTTTTGGCCAGAATTCGCTTTTTTAGTTCAGTTTCGCTTAATGAGCAGTATTCATCGGGAAGGTTTGCAGTAGTGTGTTTCAATGATATCTCCGTATATTTCTGTAGTGTTAGTGTGTAGGGGCGTATTGCCTACGACCTATTTCCCATCTCCGTTATTTCTTTTTTTCCAATCTTCCAAAGCATCTTTTAATGCTTCCTCGGCCATAACCGAGCAATGTATTTTTACCGGCGGAAGCCCGTCCAGTGCCTCAACTACAGATTCATTCGATATCCTTATGGCATTCTGAAGATTTTTACCTTTCAACATCTCGGTCAACATTGAGGAGGAGGCGATAGCCGCGCCGCAGCCGAAAGTTTTAAACTTGGCATCCGTAATGATATCGCCATCTATCTTCAAATATAATCTCATCACATCCCCGCAAGTCGGGTTGCCGACATTGCCGACCGCTGATGGATTCTCCATTTCGCCCATATTGCGGGGATTCATGAAATGGTCCATCACTTTGTCTGAATACGGAAATTTATTCATGTTGCTCTCTTTGCTTCTTTAATGTAATCCTCATAAACCGGAGACATTGCCAGCAGACGGTTGGCAATCTCCTTCAAACTTTCAACTGTATATTCAATTTCTTTATCCGTATTATAATAATCAAGGCTAAATGTAATCGAGCCGGAACAAAATTCCTCCGGCACTCCGACTGCCGTAAGAACATGCGATGCCCGCAGGTCATGTTCATCCGCGCCTCGAAAATTGGATGAGCAGGATGAGCCGGAAGCCGCCATTATACCTTTCATATTCAGATGCAGAAGCAGCGACTCGCCCTCGACGAACTGATGCCAGAAACTGACATGCCCGGGAAGCCGCAAGTCCGGGTGGCCTGTAAATTTGATATGCTCGACATTTTTTTCAATACTTTGCCATAATTTCCTGCCAAGTTCACGCAGCGCCTGAGATTTTTCAGCCAGTTTTGGTCTTATCGCTTCACAAGCGGCGCCAAATCCGACAATACCTATCACATTCTCGGTGCCGGGTCTTGTGCCAGCCTCCTGATTGCCGCCATCAAAAAGCGGCTTGATATGGGTTTGCTTATCAATATATAAGGCGCCAACTCCCATAGGTCCCCCCAGTGTCTGAGCTGAGATAGTCATCATATTAACACCCAAATCCTTAACATCAACAGGTATATATCCCACTGCGGAGGAGGCATCGGAATGAAACGCAACTCCATGTTTATGACAAATTTGCGCCAATTCCTTCAAGGGTTGGATTGAGCCGATTTCAGGGCTGGCGGTGATTATCGAGACTAAAATCGTATCGGAAGTAATCATTTTCTCAAGCTTATCGGGAGCAACGATACCATTTTTATCAACCTTTATAACTTCAAAATCGAAATTATCCAAAACAGGATTTCGTAGCTGATCTAAAATAGAATAATGCTCGATTTCGGAGATAATAATCTTACCGCTTTTTTTGCAGGATAATATTCCTTTAATAGCCAGATTGTTCGATTCGGTTGCCCCGGATGTGAAATAAATCTCATCGGGAGAGGCGTTTACCAATTTGGCTATTTTCTCGCGGGCATCATAAATATAACCACCAGCAGTAATACCGGCAGTATGAACATGCGCCGAGGGATTGCCAAACTTATCCTCAAGCAATCCCGTAATCACTTTTTTTGCCTCTGGTGCCATCTGAGCCGTTGCGACTCTGTCAAAATAAATCATCTCAGACATAATTACCTTTTGAAGACCCATATAGTCTCCATTTAATCAACTACATTATTTCCGAATAAGTTAAGCTTTTTTACAAATTCGTCAAGTTTTATCTTAAATTGCTGCAAGTGCTGTCATATCCCCACAACTGACAGCATGGCATCGCTAAAATAAATGCTGTCGGGTGGGGGGTACCCTTAATTGTTTAGGCAGGTCGTAGTTAAGTGTAACCTGCCAATTTCTTATTAAGCAAAATGTGTCAGTTCATCCGCCTTAGGCGGACTGCGAACTGACATAATATAAAATTGTCGGGTTTTTCGTTTGCTCCACTCACTCGGGACCCGACCTGCGATAAACTGTTTACGTTTATACTCAAGGAAATACTATCATAAATGATTGACATTTTTCGCTATCAAATATAAACTACCTGTATATGAAAAAAGCGACCGTAGTTGAAATACAATCAGATAATATAATCTCAAACGGCAAAATCAACCATGATGAGGCGGTTAAAATGCTTGAGATGGGATTAGATGTTCTCAGCCCTACCGGTGTCAGTTATGACCTCATTAATAGGCTTTTCCCCCAAAAGCATACTATCGGCATCAAAGTTAATGCGCTTGCCGGATCGAAAATGTCAACTTTGCCCGAGCTTGTCTATGTCTTAGCGGATATAATTTGTAAAGCCGGACATGACAAAAATAAGATAATCGTATGGGATAGAAAAGAAGCTGAACTCAAACGGGCTGGCTATAAAATAAATACAAGTGGAAACGGCTGCCGATGTTTCGCCACCGACACAAAGGGAGCTGGTTATTCCAAAAAATTGTATTCGCATAAATCAATCGGGTCGTTAGTCTCCAAAATCCAGACCGATATTTGTGATTCAATGATCAATTTCCCTGTGTTGAAAGACCATTCAATAGCCGGTTTATCGGGTTGTTTGAAAAATTATTTCGGCGTTATCCATAATCCGAATAAATATCACGGCGATCTTTGCAATCCGTATCAGGCTGATTTATTCTCCATGGATATTGTCAAAAGCAAACAGAAATTGGCAATATTCGATGCCGTATGGGTGCAATACAACGGCGGTCCCGGCTATTTAAGCCAGTGGACTGTCGAATATAAGGCGGTTTTAATATCAACCGATGCGGTTGCTTTGGATACCGTGGCGGCAAAAATAATCGATAATTTGCGAACCAATAACGGATTAAAGACATTAAAGGAATGCGGACGGGAGCCTGCGGGCGTTTTTGATGCCGGTAAAGAGGAATTAGGGTGTGCCGACCTTGATAATATTGAGTGGCTTAAGAGAAAGGTATAAATGCAAAATACAATTGTCAAACATTCGAAGAAATTGATTAAAATCCTTGCCGTTGTTATTATTTTTATTATCGGCTGCGGCGGTGCGGTTGTTGATAAAACCACCTTAGAGCCTGAAAAAGAAACCTTAATCAGCAAAAAAACATTGGTCAGGCAGCATCGGGCATTCGATCATTTCTCCAAAGGCAGTCTTTATGAGGTTTCCGGCAATCTTGAAAAAGCTGCCGATGAATACCGTCTGGCTTTATCATACGATTCTGATTCGGATGAGCTAAAAAGGTCGCTGGCCAATATCTATTATAATTTAAGCAGATGCAATGAAGCGCTTGAATTGATAGTTGATATAAAACAGCCGATTAAAGAGGATTTTAACATTGCCGCCGAATGTTTCAACACTACCGGCAGCGATGATAAAGCTATTGAATATTTCAAAAAAGCCGTTCGGCAGGATTCGATGTTTGAATTGCCGAATCGGATTATGGCATCCTATTATGAGGAAAAGGGCGATTTTAAAAAAGCCGAGAAATATTATAAACGCCTTGTTAAAATAAGCAAATTCAGCGATGCCTGGCTTCTGGAATTGGCTTCATTTTATATCAAAACAGATAAGGAAAAGAAAGCGATTAAAATATATGAAAAAATGATAGCTGAGGATTCGCTCGATAATCGCGGTTATCTCGGTATCGCCTCCATAATGGAGATGAGAGATGAAATCCATACTGCGGACAGCTTATATAAATTTATTGCCTATAAAAACTGGGATGATGCCGCTATTCTTAATATAATCGCCCAGAGTTTTATCCGTCTCGATGATTTCGAGATGGCGGCGGAGATTACCCGCCGCATCATTGAGTTATATCCGGATGACTATTATACTCAAAGGCGATATGCTCTCCTTTTATTCTCGCATGGCGATGAGCAAATGGCTGATTCGGTTCTGGCTGAACTGTCTTTTGCTGTTGATGACGACCCGATTTTATATTATTACCGCGGTCGAATTGCCCAGTCTAACGAGGAATTTTCCAGAGCCGAATCGATGTATGTTAAATCGATTTCCATTGCCGATACTTTGACGGAAGCCTGGGTAAGTCTGGCGCATGTCCGCAGCGATTCAGCCGATTTTGACGCCGCCTTCGCCACCTTAGATACAGCCCTTATGAGATGTCCGGCTGATTCGCTTCAATTATTCTACTACAAGGGCGTGTTTTTAGCTGGCGAGGATAGATTTACTGAAGCCGCCGAATACTATCAAAGAATTCTGTCGGTTCAGCCTGAAAATGTCAATATTATGTTTAACTTGGGCGCGGCTTACGAGCGATCCGGCCAGCATGAGAAAGCCGAGGATATATTTAAAGCTATACTTGAAATAACCCCGGATAACGCTATGACCTTGAATTACCTTGGCTATATGTATGCCGACCGGGGAGTCAATCTTGACCAAGCTGAAAAGATGATTAAAAAAGCCTTAGCAGCTATCCCCGATAACGGCGCTTATCTTGACAGCTACGCCTGGGTGATGTATAAAAAAGGCAAATATAAAAAAGCTTTGAAATATCAGTTGAAAGCGATGGAAGCTGACATTGATGATCCGATATTGTTTGAGCACATGGGCGATATATATGAGGCATTAAGCAAACCGGCGCTGGCAAAAGAATTCTGGAATAAAGCTTTTGAGCTTGACCCCGATAACGAAACGATTAAGGAGAAGTTAGCAAAGTAAATTATAAATGATATTTCGAGAATTATAATTTCTCTGGCTGCCAAGCAGCGTTTGGCAGCCAGAGCTAAAACATTGCGTAGGGGCATCCGCCTCAGGCGAACACTCTCCGCATCGCGTAAGGGCATCCGCCTTAGGCGAACACTCTCCGCATCGCGTAGGGGCGTATCCGCCTCAGGCGAACACTCTCCGCATCGCGTAGGGGCATCCGCCTTAGGTGAACACTCTCCGCATCGCGTAGGGGCGTATTGCATACGCCCTCTTGTTGCCAAGCAGCGTTTGGCAACAAAAGCAGTTTGTCGCTTTGTCAACAGTCCGGGAGTATCCGCCTCAGGCGAATACGCCCTTTTGACAAAACCATCATTTGAATTACGGAGTAAATTGAAGTACCAATCAAAGACGAATCATTACCGCTGTCTAATAGCGATTATATTATTATCCTGCGCCTGCGCCAATATCCAGCGTCCAAGCGGCGGGCCGGAGGATAAAAGCTTGCCCGAAATTGTAAATGTTAAGCCGACATCCGGCTCTATAAATGTGCCGCTCGATTCTGATATTGAACTTGAATTCTCCAAACCAATGAATATGATGAAGACCGAGAAGGCATTATTTATCTCGCCATTATTTTTCAATTTCCCCGAATATAAATGGTCGGGCAGAAAACTTAAAATCAAGCTTCCCGACAAACTTATGGCGAACACCACCTATGTGCTTACGGTTGGCGCCTCGGTATGCGATAAACGCGGCAATGAGCTTGGCCAGACTTTTTCGTATCCGTTTTCAACAGGCATGACTATATACTCCTGTTCCATATCAGGCAAAGTTTTAATATCAGGTAGAAGGAATCTCAACATCTGGGCTTATAAACTCGAATCGAGTCAGCCGGATACTTTCTGGATGAAGCTTCCGGATTATATCACTCAGCCAGACAGCCTTGGCGATTTTAAATTCGAGTATCTAAGCTACGGAACCTATCTTGTAGCGGCGGTCGAGGATAAAAACAACGACCAGTTCTGGGCGCCGCCGGCGGAAAAATTAGCCCTGCCCGACACGCTTATTACATTGAACGAGACTAATCCCGAATATGGACCTTTAATAATGATGACTGTCGACAGAGATACTCTTCAGCCTAAAATGACAAGGGTTGTTTCGCCTAATAAAAATATGTTTATTGTTGAATTTTCCCAACGGATGGACTCATCAAGCATCTTTAATATAGATAATTATATTCTGCATCCGGTAAGCGATTCATCAGCTATTATAACTATAAAGGATATCTATCCGGTTACAGATGATTTAATGTCTATGTATATCGAGTGCGGTGAACTTATTGAAGGCGAAAAATATAAATTCAATGCCTCAAGGCTGAATTCTGTTTATGATATAATCTCCGATACGTTGTCTCGTATATTCAGCGCGGGAGGAATTGATACAACAGCTCCGCTAATAACGGCTATCGATCCAAGGCCATCGAACAGGCCGATACCAATAGGGTTTGATATTACAGTCTATTTCTCGGAGCCGATGGATTCATCGGGCATAGTCAGCAGTATTTCAATTGCCGATACCATTGGCGCGCCGGTTTCGTTTGAGGCGGAATGGATTTATCCTCATAAAATTGAAATTAAACCGGATTTCGAAACCGATAAAGTTTATAATCTGTTTGTTGATGAGCAAAATATTTACGACAAATCGGGCAACCCGCTTGGCGATACGATTATTTCATACATCTATAATATCGCTTCATTGGATACATTCGGGCAGGTTATAGGCAGGGTTGTAAATGCGCCCGGCCTGGAAATCGTTGTGATTGCCGAGCCGAAAACCGGCAAAGAATCTGCAGTCAATTGCAACAATGATGGCTTTTTTAAATTCGACAGGTTGTTTCCGGGAGTGTATAATCTTAGAGCATTTTATGATTCTAATAAAAATGAAAATTTTAATGGCGGCGAAATAAGGCCCTTTAAATTCGCTGAATCTATTGCATTATATGGTGATACAGTCAAAGTTCGAAGCCGATGGGAAACCGATATCGGTATCATTGATTTTAAGCCGCAAATTAAATAATATTGACAGATAATAAAAATAATATATAATACATACATGAAATGTCTTAAAAACTTCAATTTTAAAGGGGTGTTATGGTTTTGGGTATTCATATTACCGCTTATTTTATTTACCGGTAATGCCTTAGCCGAAATTTACCGCTCGGAATTGACAATCGGGCAAACAATTAATGATAAACTTGAATTTATGGTAGAAACCGCGGATATTGATGTCTTTGCGGTTGTAATCGATGGCAAGGCTATCCCGGTTATGCATGTGTCTGGTAATCAATATATTGCCAATAACATACCTGCAATAAACCCGCAATCGAAAATAACATTCATAAGTAAAAGCGATGACAATAATTTATCCGGGCAGGATATCAAGTATGTTATTAAACATGATAATGGAATAGAAAAAAAAGAATCGCCTGGACTAATACTTGATGTTGAACCGCTTAAACCGACAGTAACCGACTCCTTAAGAATCGGAACTGCCGGTGTTTTAGATACTCACCGGGTTGGTTTCGAAATACATGATGAACAAATCCCAGAATATGGTGAAATCTGGATCGCTTTTAATGGCGGTTTTGATGTTGCCGGTATTGATCCCAATTCGGTTGTTTATGAGGATAATGATGTTTCAAATGATGGCAATGAGCCGCAAATCATTCCCGATAGTT
Coding sequences within it:
- a CDS encoding cysteine desulfurase, translated to MGLQKVIMSEMIYFDRVATAQMAPEAKKVITGLLEDKFGNPSAHVHTAGITAGGYIYDAREKIAKLVNASPDEIYFTSGATESNNLAIKGILSCKKSGKIIISEIEHYSILDQLRNPVLDNFDFEVIKVDKNGIVAPDKLEKMITSDTILVSIITASPEIGSIQPLKELAQICHKHGVAFHSDASSAVGYIPVDVKDLGVNMMTISAQTLGGPMGVGALYIDKQTHIKPLFDGGNQEAGTRPGTENVIGIVGFGAACEAIRPKLAEKSQALRELGRKLWQSIEKNVEHIKFTGHPDLRLPGHVSFWHQFVEGESLLLHLNMKGIMAASGSSCSSNFRGADEHDLRASHVLTAVGVPEEFCSGSITFSLDYYNTDKEIEYTVESLKEIANRLLAMSPVYEDYIKEAKRAT
- the nifU gene encoding Fe-S cluster assembly scaffold protein NifU; translated protein: MNKFPYSDKVMDHFMNPRNMGEMENPSAVGNVGNPTCGDVMRLYLKIDGDIITDAKFKTFGCGAAIASSSMLTEMLKGKNLQNAIRISNESVVEALDGLPPVKIHCSVMAEEALKDALEDWKKRNNGDGK
- a CDS encoding DUF362 domain-containing protein — encoded protein: MKKATVVEIQSDNIISNGKINHDEAVKMLEMGLDVLSPTGVSYDLINRLFPQKHTIGIKVNALAGSKMSTLPELVYVLADIICKAGHDKNKIIVWDRKEAELKRAGYKINTSGNGCRCFATDTKGAGYSKKLYSHKSIGSLVSKIQTDICDSMINFPVLKDHSIAGLSGCLKNYFGVIHNPNKYHGDLCNPYQADLFSMDIVKSKQKLAIFDAVWVQYNGGPGYLSQWTVEYKAVLISTDAVALDTVAAKIIDNLRTNNGLKTLKECGREPAGVFDAGKEELGCADLDNIEWLKRKV
- a CDS encoding Ig-like domain-containing protein, with protein sequence MAARAKTLRRGIRLRRTLSASRKGIRLRRTLSASRRGVSASGEHSPHRVGASALGEHSPHRVGAYCIRPLVAKQRLATKAVCRFVNSPGVSASGEYALLTKPSFELRSKLKYQSKTNHYRCLIAIILLSCACANIQRPSGGPEDKSLPEIVNVKPTSGSINVPLDSDIELEFSKPMNMMKTEKALFISPLFFNFPEYKWSGRKLKIKLPDKLMANTTYVLTVGASVCDKRGNELGQTFSYPFSTGMTIYSCSISGKVLISGRRNLNIWAYKLESSQPDTFWMKLPDYITQPDSLGDFKFEYLSYGTYLVAAVEDKNNDQFWAPPAEKLALPDTLITLNETNPEYGPLIMMTVDRDTLQPKMTRVVSPNKNMFIVEFSQRMDSSSIFNIDNYILHPVSDSSAIITIKDIYPVTDDLMSMYIECGELIEGEKYKFNASRLNSVYDIISDTLSRIFSAGGIDTTAPLITAIDPRPSNRPIPIGFDITVYFSEPMDSSGIVSSISIADTIGAPVSFEAEWIYPHKIEIKPDFETDKVYNLFVDEQNIYDKSGNPLGDTIISYIYNIASLDTFGQVIGRVVNAPGLEIVVIAEPKTGKESAVNCNNDGFFKFDRLFPGVYNLRAFYDSNKNENFNGGEIRPFKFAESIALYGDTVKVRSRWETDIGIIDFKPQIK
- the nadA gene encoding quinolinate synthase NadA — encoded protein: MKHTTANLPDEYCSLSETELKKRILAKKEELGDRVVILTHHYQRIEIVEFNDFVGDSYILAKKASYQKNAEKIVFCGVKFMAEAADILSDDDKAVYLANPTAGCPMADLAPTGQVYDSWEYIESVLGPDKVLPLAYMNSSADLKAFCGNNSGLICTSSNADAAFDYCFKQNKKLFFFPDQHLGRNTANKKGIPKDKIVMYNPNLENGGLTPDEIRRADVILWYGYCYVHTRFTTKHIASVREKFPEAKVVVHPECQEAVVNLADSVGSTSHIVKYAEQAPAGSTIAIGTESSLVNRLSVNNPDKKIFSLANDTSAICSNMYRTTLEDLCFTLENFDKAKQIIVPKDIANDAYLALDRMLRVGR
- a CDS encoding LptF/LptG family permease, giving the protein MKILWRYVFKELLGPFVFGLAVITFVLLMDYILDVLDKIITKGLSTPVVLEVFALSLAWMLALSLPMAVLIAAIMGYGRMSSDSEVIAFKSCGISFINLLVPGVIMGLVLALFLVWFNDSVLPETNHRARLLMSDITRKKPTWNLEENVFLDYFRGYHILVKSVDSETSEISDITIFDHKDSKSPRTITAKKGNIEFSPDGSLLIMHLSDGEIHEPDPDDIERYRRVKFKKQTLTIEGSSTELVRSESGSRGDREMPVRMMIDENKRYFSKIQASQVKIDTLVKNELANVLTISQTEKNAPLKVLKKIPIRHASKSTKDLLSIIKFEINNIKTYTRLMNSRSVEIHKKFSIPAACIVFILIGAPLGVMTRKGGMATSIGLSLLFFIIYWAFLIGGEELADRMYISGALAMWLPNIIIGAAGIILIYIVNKQTTIDVLVFIQKLLPGQKQ
- a CDS encoding tetratricopeptide repeat protein gives rise to the protein MQNTIVKHSKKLIKILAVVIIFIIGCGGAVVDKTTLEPEKETLISKKTLVRQHRAFDHFSKGSLYEVSGNLEKAADEYRLALSYDSDSDELKRSLANIYYNLSRCNEALELIVDIKQPIKEDFNIAAECFNTTGSDDKAIEYFKKAVRQDSMFELPNRIMASYYEEKGDFKKAEKYYKRLVKISKFSDAWLLELASFYIKTDKEKKAIKIYEKMIAEDSLDNRGYLGIASIMEMRDEIHTADSLYKFIAYKNWDDAAILNIIAQSFIRLDDFEMAAEITRRIIELYPDDYYTQRRYALLLFSHGDEQMADSVLAELSFAVDDDPILYYYRGRIAQSNEEFSRAESMYVKSISIADTLTEAWVSLAHVRSDSADFDAAFATLDTALMRCPADSLQLFYYKGVFLAGEDRFTEAAEYYQRILSVQPENVNIMFNLGAAYERSGQHEKAEDIFKAILEITPDNAMTLNYLGYMYADRGVNLDQAEKMIKKALAAIPDNGAYLDSYAWVMYKKGKYKKALKYQLKAMEADIDDPILFEHMGDIYEALSKPALAKEFWNKAFELDPDNETIKEKLAK